One segment of Triticum aestivum cultivar Chinese Spring chromosome 2A, IWGSC CS RefSeq v2.1, whole genome shotgun sequence DNA contains the following:
- the LOC123191838 gene encoding protein argonaute 2, producing MPLVDAAATECHLSGQGSIKRDIIINPSEGHRCRVLLHGNMCRYTDWANSLVTVVVLGLSSNPVLAQDDLVAPAATSEQADVGLRRDGGGGGGEVAEVDEDGFTPVRIRRRGPFRGGGGGEGSGRGRGGGGGGGGAGAPLEPSGRGRQDGQQHRDSRFPRDDHAQQRQQHPGRGNAGCGRGGGNHGRVDSDSTHGPYQGHGGGGFQGQHCSSQQQQRRNNQQYDPPWWEPKEITQATSSSSSRPVGCPLEKIEVKLLVNHFRIEFGGSTIFCYGIELGQDSSETSDQRFATAKLLEILARPPYSLAAASDGKGHLFTFAKLPQSVYPVEVRSRTYNVSAVLKPDLELRQPLRPPVTKGILPALDAIVREASSSGKIIIGQTFYSQQQRPKISSHGAFTTEALEGTMQTLKATEQGLVLCVDYSVMEFCRDGSSVMDLVKHLVKRFDTDIPFDMETALDEKQQKYLESQLKGLCITVNYLKKSSKGKDNGTRIRKYKVQGLTAEPAQLITFEDFDSGKPPHKLVEYYREQYEVEIQYKMLPCLDLSTTNGRPNYVPIELCTLHRRQKYPKDNTLKGSKQKPKDKPLESNARKDRILDMVKPPEGPCSSSRGQQFNITLNREMTEVTGTILAPPTLTVGSSTGRRDYNITKKNCQWNLMNWMKLVDGKVLKCWGILDFSASATPSHSGQEGPLDGDKFIRNIVRKCLNLGIQMDGQDCVVRRSAMSVLSDPGKLRKELIQVKKDAEERTQKKLQLLFCPMSEQHRGYKILKMICETELGIQTQCLLSHLANKGKGQDQYLSNLALKINIKLGGSNMQLSDQLPKVTGSRFMFIGADVNHPPPGDTVSLSIAAVVASMDCPSASQYVPRIRAQKRGTEEIDNLGTMCKELIQVYMERNGGFKPDKIIYFRDGVSDEQFKMVLDKELVSMEKGICEDDYSPTITVVVAKKRHNTRLFPKDENELQTTNGNVLPGTVVDTVVVDGSHDDFFLCSHDGLHGTSRPTHYYMLKNGHGFKPVDLQKLVYSMCFMFARCTKPVSLTAPIKYADTAAYRGRDYYDSRMVSQQFQVQEPGPSSSASVPAGAPLFRGMPEVHADLHHLMPHAFQHGISSFFI from the exons GTGGGCCTCCGCCGAgacgggggaggcggcggcggcgaggtcgctgAGGTTGACGAAGACGGCTTTACTCCCGTCAGAATCCGCAGGAGAGGCCCCTTTCGCGGCGGGGGCGGTGGAGAAGGcagcggccgcggccgcggcggaggcggcgggggcggcggcgcaggcgccCCTCTCGAGCCAAGCGGGCGAGGGCGTCAGGATGGACAGCAGCATCGGGACTCGCGCTTCCCTCGGGACGACCACGCGCAGCAGCGACAGCAGCATCCCGGCCGTGGCAACGCGGGCTGCGGCCGAGGCGGCGGGAATCACGGCAGGGTCGACAGCGACAGCACTCACGGTCCATACCAGGGCCACGGCGGAGGCGGCTTCCAAGGCCAGCACTGCTcgtcgcagcagcagcagcgtcgCAACAACCAGCAGTATGACCCGCCATGGTGGgagccgaaggagatcacacaggCGACGAGCTCGTCTTCTTCTCGACCTGTTG GCTGTCCACTTGAAAAGATAGAAGTCAAACTGCTCGTGAACCACTTCAGAATCGAGTTTGGAGGATCAACTATCTTTTGCTATGGGATCGAGCTTGGTCAAGATTCTTCTGAGACTTCAGATCAGAGGTTTGCAACGGCTAAACTCTTGGAGATACTTGCGCGGCCTCCATATTCATTAGCTGCTGCCTCTGATGGCAAGGGCCATCTGTTCACCTTTGCCAAACTGCCACAAAGTGTATATCCAGTGGAAGTCCGGTCACGGACCTACAATGTATCAGCAGTGCTCAAGCCGGACCTGGAGCTGAGGCAACCCCTTCGGCCGCCTGTGACTAAAGGGATCTTGCCGGCTCTTGATGCCATTGTGCGTGAGGCCTCTAGCTCAGGCAAGATTATCATCGGTCAGACATTTTATTCACAGCAGCAGCGTCCTAAGATCAGCTCTCATGGGGCCTTTACTACCGAAGCTCTGGAAGGAACCATGCAGACCCTAAAAGCCACCGAGCAAGGGCTGGTGTTGTGCGTAGACTATTCAGTTATGGAGTTTTGCCGAGATGGAAGCAGTGTTATGGATCTTGTTAAGCACTTGGTGAAGCGGTTTGACACTGATATTCCCTTTGACATGGAAACAGCTCTAGACGAGAAGCAACAGAAATATTTGGAGAGTCAGCTGAAAGGCCTCTGTATCACAGTGAATTACCTGAAGAAGTCCTCCAAAGGGAAAGACAATGGGACCAGAATTCGGAAGTACAAGGTTCAAGGTTTGACAGCCGAGCCTGCGCAACTTATCACATTCGAGGACTTTGATTCAGGGAAGCCCCCCCATAAGCTTGTTGAGTATTATCGTGAGCAGTATGAAGTGGAGATTCAGTATAAGATGCTTCCATGCTTGGACTTGAGCACGACAAATGGCAGACCAAATTATGTCCCGATTGAGCTCTGTACTCTTCATCGACGGCAGAAGTATCCCAAGGACAATACACTCAAGGGTTCCAAGCAGAAGCCAAAGGACAAGCCACTCGAATCAAATGCCCGGAAAGATAGGATTCTGGATATGGTAAAACCTCCAGAAGGGCCTTGCAG CAGTAGCAGAGGCCAGCAATTTAACATTACATTGAACAGAGAGATGACAGAAGTCACGGGTACTATTCTTGCTCCCCCCACCCTGACAGTCGGCTCCTCCACTGGCCGCCGCGACTACAATATCACCAAGAAAAACTGCCAGTGGAACCTCATGAATTGGATGAAACTGGTAGACGGCAAAGTACTGAAGTGCTGGGGCATTCTCGACTTCAGTGCAAGTGCAACGCCATCTCACTCTGGCCAGGAAGGGCCGCTTGATGGAGACAAGTTCATTCGCAATATTGTCAGGAAGTGTCTTAACCTTGGCATTCAGATGGACGGACAAGACTGTGTTGTGCGTCGGTCAGCAATGTCAGTGCTATCTGATCCGGGCAAACTACGCAAGGAGCTTATCCAGGTGAAGAAGGATGCGGAGGAGCGCACGCAGAAGAAGCTGCAACTCCTCTTCTGCCCGATGTCTGAGCAGCACCGTGGGTACAAGATACTGAAGATGATCTGCGAGACAGAGCTGGGGATCCAAACCCAGTGTCTGTTGAGCCACCTCGCAAACAAAGGCAAGGGCCAGGACCAGTACTTGTCCAACCTTGCCCTCAAGATCAACATCAAGCTCGGGGGAAGCAACATGCAGCTATCTGACCAGCTTCCAAAGGTGACTGGCTCACGTTTCATGTTCATCGGCGCGGACGTGAACCACCCGCCTCCAGGAGACACGGTGAGTCTGTCGATAGCAGCTGTTGTGGCGTCCATGGATTGCCCTAGCGCCAGCCAGTACGTGCCGAGAATCCGTGCCCAGAAGCGCGGCACGGAGGAGATCGATAACCTCGGTACCATGTGTAAGGAGCTCATCCAAGTCTACATGGAAAGGAACGGCGGCTTCAAGCCAGACAAGATCATTTACTTCCGCGATGGCGTGAGCGACGAGCAGTTCAAGATGGTCCTTGACAAGGAGCTAGTGTCTATGGAGAAGGGTATCTGCGAAGACGACTACTCGCCGACGATCACAGTTGTCGTGGCCAAGAAGCGGCACAACACGCGGCTGTTCCCCAAGGACGAAAACGAGCTGCAGACAACGAATGGCAATGTGCTCCCTGGCACGGTCGTCGACACAGTCGTGGTCGACGGGTCGCACGATGACTTCTTCCTCTGCAGCCACGACGGGCTGCACGGGACGAGCCGGCCCACGCACTACTACATGCTGAAGAACGGGCACGGCTTCAAGCCCGTGGACCTGCAGAAGCTGGTGTACAGCATGTGCTTCATGTTCGCTCGCTGCACCAAGCCAGTGTCGCTGACGGCGCCCATCAAGTACGCCGACACCGCGGCCTACCGCGGCAGGGACTACTACGACAGCAGGATGGTGTCCCAGCAGTTCCAGGTCCAGGAGCCCGGGCCATCATCGTCGGCCTCCGTCCCCGCGGGTGCTCCCCTGTTCCGGGGTATGCCCGAGGTGCACGCTGATCTTCATCATCTGATGCCGCATGCTTTTCAGCATGGTATAAGCTCCTTCTTCATCTGA